A region of Limisphaerales bacterium DNA encodes the following proteins:
- a CDS encoding amidohydrolase family protein: MKSIFIALTALALLTGQLIAPSLLPAAEILPPGQRPQPLGAHALMGARVIVKPGTALEGATILIRNGRIEAVLPAGKKGIPADARVWSMKGKTIYAGFIDPYLSLGEDKAKPISNRWTVPIDARAGVSFTGLPTTKTDMGRKGPGYEIAGVRPEHRVAAQFSPDPKELVTLRALGFTAANVIPTKGIYRGTGTLALLGTGNPNQLILKPDTVQHLAFSTTGERAEGYPNSLMGAIAVIRQTVFDAQHYFAMQSWHKTHPTDARPEYNPSLEALRPVLAKAYKQRIIIEPGSVLMLSRAQVLSAELGFDPILVATGQEWRRPEMLKQIKAAFIVPVVFPAIPELPEEEDWNQISLDQLRAWDWAPEIPALLRRDHAITLTTHGLADYKSFRKNIARAIERGLTEQQALAALTTEPARLMSADKQIGTIEKGKLANLTVVDGGSWFDPDNEIDSVWIEGRHFINDNPASKKSDTKPKNGMVGKGKEKTKPSPRIAQSPDAFRGPLLSPKNVIIQNATIWTCGPEGVITNGSIRIANGRIAEVGRALNPPESFDGIVIGAKGMHVTPGLIDCHSHSMILGGVNEGTLPSTAMVRIGDVVNSETGNIYRQLAGGLTTANLLHGSANPIGGQNQVIKLRHGAPPDALKFANAPAGIKFALGENVKQSNWGDDKTTRFPQTRMGVKTFFNNRFTAARQYLADQLREDVAPIRRNLELEAIGEIINGKRLIHCHSYRQDEILIFIRTMERFGVKIGTLQHVLEGYKIADEIAAHGAGASTFSDWWAYKFEVYDAIPYAGSLMHARGALVSFNSDSSDLARRLNLEAAKAVKYGGTSEEDALKFVTLNPAKQLRIDQWVGSLEVGKDADIVLWSGHPLSTQTICEQTWIEGAQYYDRAKAAARTKTLAAERTALLAKARKNNGKENAGVAARSAFFFRALEKAHALNNCYECRKVKP; encoded by the coding sequence ATGAAATCAATTTTCATCGCCCTGACGGCATTGGCATTATTGACAGGGCAATTGATTGCCCCCTCATTACTTCCAGCTGCTGAAATTCTGCCGCCGGGCCAGCGGCCGCAGCCGTTGGGGGCGCACGCGTTGATGGGGGCTCGGGTGATCGTCAAGCCAGGAACGGCTTTGGAAGGCGCGACTATTCTCATCCGCAACGGACGAATTGAGGCAGTGTTGCCTGCAGGGAAGAAAGGCATTCCCGCCGATGCTCGCGTTTGGTCGATGAAGGGTAAAACGATTTACGCCGGCTTCATTGATCCGTATCTTTCGTTGGGCGAGGACAAGGCCAAGCCGATTTCCAACCGATGGACGGTGCCCATCGACGCCCGCGCGGGCGTGAGCTTCACAGGTCTGCCCACCACCAAAACCGATATGGGGCGTAAAGGACCCGGTTACGAAATTGCTGGTGTGCGGCCGGAGCATCGCGTGGCAGCGCAATTTTCGCCCGACCCAAAAGAACTCGTCACACTGCGGGCGCTCGGGTTCACCGCAGCCAACGTGATACCCACTAAAGGCATTTATCGTGGCACCGGCACGTTGGCGTTGCTGGGCACCGGCAACCCCAATCAACTCATCCTGAAGCCGGACACGGTACAGCATCTGGCTTTTTCCACCACGGGCGAACGCGCTGAAGGATACCCCAATTCGCTGATGGGCGCGATCGCTGTCATTCGCCAAACCGTGTTCGATGCACAGCATTATTTCGCGATGCAATCGTGGCACAAAACGCACCCGACCGATGCACGCCCAGAGTACAATCCTTCCCTCGAAGCATTGCGCCCCGTGCTGGCCAAGGCGTACAAACAACGCATCATCATCGAACCCGGAAGCGTCTTGATGCTCAGTCGCGCCCAAGTGCTCAGCGCCGAACTCGGGTTTGATCCCATTCTCGTTGCCACCGGTCAGGAATGGCGGCGCCCAGAAATGCTAAAACAAATTAAGGCGGCATTCATCGTGCCTGTGGTGTTTCCCGCAATCCCCGAGCTGCCGGAGGAGGAAGATTGGAATCAAATTTCACTTGATCAATTGCGTGCTTGGGATTGGGCACCGGAAATCCCCGCCCTGCTCCGCCGCGACCACGCAATCACCCTCACGACCCACGGCCTGGCAGACTACAAATCTTTCCGTAAAAATATTGCACGCGCCATTGAGCGAGGCCTCACCGAACAACAGGCGCTTGCCGCACTCACCACCGAACCTGCGCGATTGATGAGTGCGGACAAACAAATCGGAACGATTGAAAAAGGCAAGCTTGCCAATCTCACTGTTGTTGATGGGGGGAGTTGGTTTGATCCTGACAATGAAATTGATTCCGTGTGGATCGAAGGCCGTCATTTCATCAACGACAACCCCGCATCTAAAAAATCTGACACTAAACCGAAAAACGGAATGGTTGGTAAGGGAAAAGAAAAAACCAAACCCTCCCCGCGCATCGCCCAATCACCCGACGCCTTTCGAGGACCGCTGCTTTCACCGAAAAATGTGATAATCCAAAACGCCACGATTTGGACCTGCGGCCCCGAAGGCGTCATCACCAACGGCTCGATTCGTATCGCCAATGGCCGTATTGCCGAAGTGGGCCGCGCCTTAAACCCGCCCGAATCCTTCGATGGCATTGTGATCGGCGCCAAGGGGATGCACGTCACGCCCGGGCTGATCGATTGCCACAGCCACAGCATGATTCTCGGCGGCGTCAACGAAGGCACACTGCCCTCTACCGCCATGGTGCGCATCGGTGATGTGGTGAATTCCGAGACAGGAAACATTTACCGCCAACTCGCCGGCGGACTGACAACGGCTAATCTTTTACACGGCTCGGCCAATCCTATCGGCGGTCAAAACCAAGTCATCAAGCTACGCCACGGCGCCCCGCCGGATGCGTTGAAATTTGCGAACGCACCGGCCGGCATCAAGTTCGCTCTTGGCGAAAATGTAAAGCAATCCAACTGGGGCGATGACAAAACCACGCGTTTCCCGCAAACACGAATGGGCGTGAAAACATTCTTCAACAATCGCTTCACCGCCGCTCGTCAGTATCTTGCCGATCAATTGCGCGAAGACGTTGCGCCAATCCGCCGCAATCTCGAACTCGAAGCGATTGGCGAAATCATCAATGGCAAACGCCTCATCCACTGCCATTCGTACCGGCAGGATGAGATACTCATTTTCATACGCACGATGGAACGTTTTGGTGTAAAAATTGGCACACTGCAACACGTATTGGAGGGGTACAAAATCGCCGATGAAATTGCTGCACACGGAGCGGGCGCCTCCACCTTCAGCGATTGGTGGGCGTATAAATTTGAAGTGTACGATGCCATCCCGTACGCCGGCTCCCTGATGCACGCGCGCGGTGCACTGGTGAGTTTTAACTCCGATTCAAGCGATCTCGCCCGCCGATTGAATCTCGAGGCGGCAAAAGCGGTAAAATACGGCGGCACCAGCGAGGAAGACGCGCTCAAATTTGTGACGCTCAATCCTGCCAAACAGCTTCGCATCGATCAATGGGTCGGCTCACTTGAAGTCGGCAAGGACGCCGATATTGTATTGTGGAGCGGCCATCCACTTTCCACTCAAACGATCTGCGAACAAACGTGGATCGAAGGGGCCCAATACTACGACCGCGCAAAAGCCGCCGCCCGCACAAAGACACTCGCCGCCGAGCGCACAGCGCTCCTTGCCAAGGCCCGTAAAAATAACGGCAAAGAAAACGCCGGCGTAGCCGCGCGATCCGCTTTCTTTTTTCGTGCACTCGAAAAGGCACACGCCCTAAACAACTGTTACGAATGTCGAAAGGTTAAACCGTGA
- a CDS encoding phosphoribosylglycinamide formyltransferase, which yields MAEFVPFRLGVLGSGGGSNFGAIVESCQNGALSTVQASVAVVLSDVEKALILERARDVEVNCTHIAPGNFRTKLDDAAEAAYIKALNDVEVDLVVLAGFMRVLKGEFLRAFEGRVVNVHPSLLPAFPGLEAWKQALDHGVKVTGATVHFVDQGVDSGAIIAQKSVPVLDDDTPGTLHKRIHGAEHRIYPEAIAAIARGEIALRGRGTIKVAR from the coding sequence ATGGCTGAATTTGTTCCGTTTCGATTGGGTGTGCTCGGTTCGGGCGGGGGCTCGAACTTTGGGGCAATTGTGGAATCGTGCCAAAACGGGGCCCTTTCAACCGTGCAGGCAAGCGTGGCGGTGGTATTAAGCGATGTGGAAAAGGCGTTAATTTTGGAACGGGCGCGGGATGTGGAGGTGAATTGCACGCACATTGCGCCGGGGAATTTTCGCACCAAGCTGGATGACGCAGCGGAAGCCGCTTATATAAAGGCGCTTAATGATGTGGAGGTGGACTTGGTGGTGCTCGCGGGGTTTATGCGGGTTTTGAAGGGGGAGTTTTTGCGGGCGTTTGAGGGGCGGGTGGTAAATGTGCATCCGTCGCTGCTGCCGGCATTTCCGGGGTTGGAAGCGTGGAAACAGGCACTGGATCACGGGGTGAAGGTGACGGGGGCAACGGTCCATTTTGTGGATCAGGGGGTGGATAGCGGCGCAATTATTGCCCAAAAATCGGTGCCGGTGCTGGATGATGACACACCGGGAACCTTGCATAAACGCATTCACGGCGCGGAACATCGGATTTACCCCGAGGCCATTGCGGCGATTGCGCGGGGGGAAATCGCATTGCGCGGGCGCGGCACGATCAAGGTTGCGCGATGA
- a CDS encoding ATP phosphoribosyltransferase has protein sequence MTKSNKNKILKFGLPKGSLQDATVEKLAKAGWNVSISSRSYIPVVDDSELEIRTIRAQEMSVYVERGYLDCGITGLDWIEENNSKVHEVGEFLFSKATRRPARWVLAVPDKSKIKSVKDLQGKRIATEVVGLTKRWLKKNGVKAEVEFSWGATEVKAHELVDAIVEVTETGSSLRANNLRIVEELMSSTPRLIANKNAWKNKWKRQKIETMAMLLRGALDAEAMVGLKLNIKQANLSKVLGKLPALRNPTINELSQTGWVAVDTVIEEHVAREIIPSLKAAGAEGIIEYPLNKVVY, from the coding sequence ATGACTAAAAGCAACAAAAACAAAATTTTGAAATTCGGTTTACCGAAAGGCAGCTTGCAAGATGCCACGGTTGAAAAGCTGGCGAAGGCGGGTTGGAATGTATCCATCAGCAGCCGCTCGTACATTCCCGTAGTGGACGACAGCGAGTTGGAAATCCGCACCATCCGCGCACAGGAGATGAGCGTTTATGTGGAGCGCGGCTATTTGGATTGCGGCATCACGGGGCTGGATTGGATTGAGGAAAACAATTCCAAGGTGCACGAGGTGGGCGAGTTTTTGTTTAGCAAAGCCACGCGTCGTCCGGCGCGCTGGGTTTTGGCGGTGCCGGATAAATCCAAAATCAAATCGGTCAAGGATCTGCAAGGCAAACGCATCGCCACAGAAGTAGTGGGGCTCACCAAGCGTTGGCTGAAAAAGAACGGCGTCAAAGCCGAGGTGGAATTTTCCTGGGGCGCCACCGAAGTGAAGGCACACGAATTAGTGGACGCGATCGTGGAGGTAACCGAAACCGGCAGCAGCCTCCGCGCGAATAATCTACGCATCGTGGAGGAATTAATGAGCAGCACGCCGCGATTGATCGCCAACAAAAATGCTTGGAAAAACAAGTGGAAGCGCCAGAAGATTGAAACGATGGCGATGCTGCTGCGCGGCGCACTGGATGCCGAGGCGATGGTGGGCTTAAAGTTGAACATCAAACAGGCCAACCTCTCCAAAGTTTTAGGAAAATTGCCCGCGCTACGAAATCCAACCATCAACGAACTCAGCCAAACCGGCTGGGTAGCGGTGGACACGGTGATCGAAGAACACGTGGCCCGCGAAATAATTCCCAGCCTCAAAGCGGCTGGCGCAGAAGGAATTATTGAATATCCACTGAATAAAGTGGTATATTAA
- a CDS encoding tetratricopeptide repeat protein: MMNRNQFMVFAGTLVLAACAGPVKMPSEEAPPSTAELQPSQLIAEPAPPTAKPDAEAKRIAEDAAIERRIRSMAHYAAATAAMERGESAVAMEEFEQAALADPANEKIVLEVVRMLLAQKKFDKVLALLVKATANPDASAKVHTLLAVTYAQKGKLDLARIAAEGAIRMAPDSILGYKTLIQVYQKEMNGGAKRLPQIRKTLDQAFAQKKPDITFQVELALMAGGYLQIDKTAAEELKPRIRKLLDAAWASKPTVPLMIEQIGRGYRMIDARKEAAVVTQELLKALPGNPAVLMQLAQDLIIAGKIKEGRMHLEAILKKNPNSWRAHQLLAAVAMDEDEFATAAQHYRAAIKLNSRIEQLYFDLISALLSDDKSDEGQKVLDMVKRKFKPNFLQAYFAAMIALEKRDFNQALDDLRRAESIAKNADPTRLNHILYFQLGTTAERAGKIEIAEKYFRQSIEKNPEYATALNYLGYMWADRGEKLDEAIELIDRALKLSPDNGAYLDSRAWALFKQGKFKEALTWQLKALKHTEGDDAEIFLHLGEMYLKLKQPKEARGYLEKAAAIKDTEPDVKQRIQDVLKQLP; the protein is encoded by the coding sequence ATGATGAATCGAAACCAATTCATGGTCTTCGCAGGTACACTCGTGCTTGCAGCCTGCGCCGGCCCCGTCAAGATGCCCAGCGAAGAAGCCCCCCCTTCAACCGCAGAGCTGCAGCCAAGCCAACTGATTGCCGAACCTGCCCCGCCAACGGCGAAACCCGATGCCGAAGCGAAGCGGATCGCCGAAGATGCGGCTATTGAACGCCGGATCCGTTCGATGGCGCATTACGCAGCCGCCACAGCCGCAATGGAGCGGGGCGAAAGCGCGGTGGCGATGGAAGAATTTGAACAGGCTGCCTTGGCAGATCCCGCAAACGAAAAAATTGTGCTCGAAGTGGTGCGCATGTTGCTGGCCCAAAAGAAATTCGACAAGGTGCTCGCGCTCTTGGTTAAAGCGACTGCTAACCCAGACGCGTCCGCCAAGGTGCACACACTGCTCGCAGTGACCTACGCACAAAAAGGGAAACTTGACTTGGCCCGCATAGCCGCCGAAGGCGCTATTCGCATGGCCCCGGATTCCATCCTCGGCTACAAAACATTAATTCAAGTTTACCAAAAAGAAATGAATGGTGGCGCCAAGCGCCTGCCTCAAATCCGCAAGACCCTCGATCAGGCCTTTGCCCAAAAGAAACCCGACATCACATTTCAGGTCGAACTGGCACTCATGGCCGGCGGTTATTTACAAATCGATAAAACTGCTGCGGAAGAACTCAAGCCACGCATCCGCAAGCTGCTGGATGCGGCGTGGGCCAGTAAACCGACTGTCCCCTTGATGATTGAGCAAATCGGCCGAGGTTACCGTATGATCGATGCCCGTAAAGAAGCGGCGGTGGTGACTCAAGAATTACTAAAAGCCTTACCCGGCAACCCGGCCGTGCTAATGCAGTTGGCACAGGATTTAATTATCGCAGGCAAGATTAAGGAAGGCCGAATGCACCTTGAGGCAATTCTTAAGAAGAACCCCAATTCATGGCGTGCCCACCAACTGCTTGCCGCGGTGGCAATGGATGAAGACGAATTCGCAACAGCCGCCCAACATTATCGTGCGGCAATCAAGCTCAATTCCCGAATCGAGCAACTGTATTTTGATCTGATTTCCGCATTGCTCTCGGACGACAAAAGTGATGAGGGGCAAAAGGTGTTGGATATGGTGAAACGGAAATTTAAGCCGAATTTTTTGCAGGCTTATTTCGCGGCGATGATCGCTTTGGAAAAACGGGATTTCAATCAAGCATTGGATGACTTGCGCCGTGCCGAATCGATCGCAAAAAATGCTGATCCCACACGCCTCAATCACATTCTTTATTTCCAATTGGGAACCACTGCCGAGCGTGCCGGAAAAATTGAAATTGCCGAAAAATATTTCCGGCAATCAATTGAGAAAAATCCGGAATATGCAACCGCGTTAAATTATCTCGGATATATGTGGGCCGATCGCGGTGAAAAACTTGATGAAGCAATCGAACTGATTGATCGAGCACTCAAGCTCAGCCCCGATAACGGTGCATATCTTGACAGCCGTGCGTGGGCACTCTTCAAGCAGGGCAAATTCAAGGAAGCGCTCACGTGGCAACTCAAGGCGCTCAAACACACCGAGGGCGATGATGCTGAAATTTTCCTTCACCTTGGCGAAATGTATTTGAAATTGAAGCAGCCAAAAGAGGCCCGCGGATACCTTGAGAAAGCCGCTGCCATTAAAGACACTGAACCAGACGTGAAACAGCGCATTCAGGATGTGCTTAAACAACTTCCCTAA
- a CDS encoding DUF2203 family protein → MLPTLREWFAELDEVTPLIHQSEQSFEPRLAAGEDLGGQGVVEWAKNLRRVHEVLREFQAREIQLKDVARGLVDFPAILDEREVFLCWEKPK, encoded by the coding sequence ATGCTCCCCACACTTCGTGAGTGGTTTGCGGAACTCGATGAGGTGACTCCCCTTATTCATCAATCCGAACAATCCTTTGAGCCCCGCTTGGCCGCCGGCGAAGATCTCGGAGGGCAGGGGGTTGTTGAATGGGCCAAAAACCTACGGCGCGTTCATGAAGTGCTGCGTGAATTTCAAGCGCGCGAAATTCAATTGAAGGATGTGGCGCGCGGGCTCGTCGATTTCCCTGCGATTCTTGACGAACGCGAGGTCTTTCTCTGCTGGGAAAAACCGAAATGA
- a CDS encoding DUF2203 family protein, translated as MNITHWHDIDTGFAGRKPLWEVRED; from the coding sequence ATGAACATTACCCACTGGCACGACATCGACACGGGTTTTGCCGGGCGAAAACCATTGTGGGAGGTCCGCGAGGATTGA
- a CDS encoding ATP-binding cassette domain-containing protein yields MIKVKNLRKTFGANVAVDSISFNVKQGEVLGFLGPNGAGKSTTMRMITGYLVPDEGSVTVGEFDIVESPASAKSLIGYLPENAPSYPDMTVQAFLRFTAEIRALTGMARDKAVDGAIDTCSLQPVRHQSIDTLSKGFRHRTCLAQSLLHEPEVLVLDEPTDGLDPNQKREARQLIKRLGETKAVIFSTHILEEVDAACSRAIIINNGGIVANGTPDELKQKTKSGRLDDLFRELTMSDTQTKEAA; encoded by the coding sequence ATGATTAAGGTAAAAAACCTCCGCAAAACTTTTGGCGCCAACGTCGCCGTGGACAGCATCAGCTTCAACGTGAAGCAGGGCGAAGTGCTTGGCTTTCTCGGCCCCAATGGCGCGGGGAAATCCACTACGATGCGCATGATTACCGGTTACCTTGTGCCCGATGAAGGCAGTGTGACGGTTGGCGAATTCGACATCGTCGAATCCCCCGCAAGCGCCAAGTCGCTCATTGGTTATCTGCCGGAAAATGCACCCAGCTACCCGGACATGACCGTGCAGGCTTTCCTGCGCTTCACAGCGGAAATCCGCGCCCTCACAGGCATGGCGCGAGACAAGGCAGTGGACGGCGCCATCGATACGTGCTCGTTGCAGCCTGTTCGGCATCAGAGCATTGACACGCTTTCCAAAGGCTTCCGCCACCGCACTTGCCTTGCGCAATCTCTACTGCACGAACCCGAAGTGCTGGTGCTCGATGAACCGACTGACGGCCTCGACCCCAACCAAAAACGCGAAGCCCGCCAACTCATCAAGCGATTGGGTGAAACGAAGGCGGTGATTTTTTCCACGCATATTTTGGAGGAAGTGGACGCCGCCTGCTCGCGCGCCATCATCATCAACAACGGTGGGATCGTAGCCAACGGCACGCCGGACGAATTAAAACAAAAAACCAAGTCCGGTCGGCTGGATGACCTGTTCCGTGAACTCACCATGAGCGACACCCAAACAAAGGAGGCAGCTTAA
- a CDS encoding Gldg family protein, with translation MNSPFRNVLTLAKREFTGYFATPVAYVFLVIFLLMTGFFTFMLGMDLFDRNQASLESFFTWHPWLYLFLVPAVAMRLWSEEKRTGTLELLLTLPITAWQAVLAKFLASWAFLVLALALTFPVWITVNKLGSPDNGAIFCAYVGSALMAGAYLAIGCMTSALTRNQVVSFILSVVVCLFTILAGFAPVTNFMTGLFPNSPGVVEFVANLSVITHFEYFQRGVLDFRDLVFFGSVIIFALFVTGIIVRNAQESRTAGNFSYSLGFCGLGALILIAANAMTAQLRWKADLTEGNIYSLSKGTERILLRLNDDRGGEPDAFKLEMRLYQTSDQRVPNNLSRYAKRVEDMLKEYVGLASNMSKGGNESLILHRINVQPDSPEEDQAMKDNIEKFPIGPEEFAYLGLSLSYADRTEKVELLVSTQTQSGRSMSLRSEVTLEYEISHAITRLLKSEDVRVVIGVMAPPTVQVMGGLPHGIPPQMAMQRGMEPRPPWALIRLLQREYDEVRAVDFNSGISRNDQSEEQSLVESDIDMLLVIHPQNISERAQFAIDQYVLNGGKVVAFLDPFYGLSAGAMGGRGPADSSSTLSKLLPAWGLNFDNSHILADMDNPFRPDPRESEVWPTLVELSGKSHSQSEVITQNLGTVSVLHVGSFTGKAADKGLTQVNLLNSSTNAMQLNTKTPAGTATNATAILPRAPFTAAQNKIARTFKGGGKSSVLAVKLTGNFTTAFPQGDPEAIPPADANATVPKDASLKSVRENALPVVVLVGDVDLLNDQLAAQPMRDAFGQFVGFRYSNLTFVMNLADYLTGDEDLIRVRSQSQRDRPLELLDRMLEKATRRVQKDIDLLQKELETAKKKVREIEEKVNEQVRQLMASGGGQLQISEADVKKLKDMETEEKAAEDKARKTIREKKRELREEINALKFRIKWANILIMPALVALFGLFVAVTQSKRSKRSVTLS, from the coding sequence ATGAACTCCCCTTTTCGAAATGTTCTCACCCTCGCCAAGCGCGAGTTCACCGGGTACTTCGCTACGCCGGTGGCTTATGTGTTCCTCGTCATCTTTTTGCTGATGACCGGTTTCTTCACGTTCATGCTGGGCATGGATTTGTTCGACCGTAATCAAGCCTCGCTGGAATCCTTTTTCACCTGGCATCCTTGGCTGTATTTATTTCTCGTGCCCGCAGTGGCAATGCGGTTGTGGTCGGAAGAAAAACGGACCGGCACCCTTGAGCTGCTACTCACACTCCCGATTACCGCCTGGCAGGCGGTGCTGGCAAAATTCCTGGCCTCGTGGGCATTCCTCGTTTTGGCGTTGGCATTAACATTCCCGGTTTGGATAACGGTTAACAAGCTCGGCTCGCCAGACAACGGTGCGATTTTTTGTGCCTACGTGGGCAGCGCATTAATGGCCGGCGCATATCTCGCCATCGGTTGCATGACCTCCGCCCTTACGCGCAATCAAGTGGTTAGCTTTATCCTGTCGGTGGTGGTTTGCCTCTTTACCATTTTGGCCGGCTTTGCGCCGGTAACCAACTTTATGACCGGCTTGTTTCCCAACAGCCCGGGCGTCGTGGAGTTCGTGGCCAATCTTAGTGTCATCACTCATTTCGAATATTTCCAACGGGGCGTGCTCGATTTTCGTGACCTGGTATTTTTTGGTTCGGTGATTATTTTCGCCCTGTTTGTCACAGGCATCATTGTCCGCAACGCGCAAGAGTCGCGAACGGCAGGTAATTTTTCCTACTCCCTTGGTTTCTGTGGGCTAGGGGCACTCATCCTGATCGCGGCCAACGCGATGACGGCGCAACTCCGCTGGAAGGCTGATCTGACTGAGGGGAATATTTATTCATTGTCCAAAGGCACCGAGCGGATTCTGTTGCGCCTAAACGATGATCGTGGCGGGGAGCCGGACGCCTTCAAGTTGGAGATGCGTTTATATCAAACCAGCGACCAGCGAGTACCCAACAATTTGTCCCGCTACGCAAAGCGCGTGGAGGATATGCTAAAGGAATACGTGGGGCTTGCGAGTAACATGTCGAAAGGCGGCAACGAGTCCCTGATTCTTCATCGGATCAATGTGCAGCCCGATTCTCCCGAGGAAGATCAGGCCATGAAGGATAATATCGAGAAATTTCCTATCGGCCCGGAAGAATTTGCTTATCTTGGGCTATCACTCAGCTATGCCGACCGCACCGAAAAAGTAGAATTACTAGTCTCCACTCAAACTCAAAGTGGGCGCTCCATGTCGCTTCGTTCTGAAGTAACGTTGGAATATGAAATTTCCCACGCGATTACCCGTTTATTAAAATCAGAAGACGTCCGGGTGGTCATTGGAGTTATGGCGCCACCCACTGTTCAGGTGATGGGCGGCTTACCGCATGGCATCCCGCCACAAATGGCCATGCAACGCGGTATGGAGCCAAGACCGCCGTGGGCACTAATCCGCTTGTTGCAACGTGAATACGATGAAGTGCGCGCCGTAGATTTTAACTCCGGCATTTCACGCAACGATCAAAGCGAAGAGCAATCGCTCGTTGAGAGCGACATCGACATGCTGTTGGTCATTCATCCGCAAAACATCAGCGAACGAGCGCAATTCGCTATCGACCAATACGTGCTTAATGGCGGAAAGGTGGTCGCCTTTCTCGATCCTTTTTATGGGCTTTCCGCCGGAGCGATGGGCGGTCGCGGCCCTGCGGACAGCTCTTCCACGCTCAGTAAGTTGCTCCCCGCGTGGGGACTGAATTTTGATAATTCACACATCTTGGCTGATATGGATAACCCGTTTCGACCGGATCCACGTGAATCAGAAGTGTGGCCAACATTGGTGGAGTTGTCCGGGAAAAGCCACAGCCAATCTGAAGTTATCACACAGAATTTGGGCACAGTGAGCGTGCTGCACGTTGGCTCGTTTACCGGCAAGGCGGCAGACAAGGGGCTAACCCAGGTCAACCTCTTGAACAGCTCGACCAACGCCATGCAGCTCAACACAAAGACACCCGCCGGCACTGCCACTAATGCCACGGCCATCCTTCCAAGAGCCCCATTTACCGCCGCCCAAAACAAGATTGCCCGCACGTTTAAAGGCGGCGGGAAATCCAGCGTGTTGGCCGTGAAACTCACGGGCAATTTTACCACCGCTTTCCCGCAAGGCGATCCTGAAGCCATACCGCCCGCAGATGCCAACGCGACTGTGCCGAAAGATGCCTCCCTGAAATCCGTGCGCGAAAACGCTTTGCCGGTGGTCGTGTTGGTGGGAGATGTGGATTTGCTGAATGACCAATTAGCAGCCCAACCGATGAGGGATGCCTTCGGCCAGTTCGTCGGATTTCGCTACAGCAACCTCACTTTTGTGATGAATCTGGCAGATTACCTTACCGGCGATGAGGATCTCATCCGCGTCCGCAGTCAATCCCAGCGAGATCGGCCATTGGAGTTGCTCGATCGTATGCTAGAAAAGGCTACTCGCCGCGTGCAAAAAGACATTGATTTGCTGCAGAAAGAACTCGAAACCGCCAAAAAGAAAGTTCGGGAAATTGAAGAAAAAGTTAATGAACAGGTTCGCCAACTCATGGCGAGCGGCGGCGGTCAATTGCAGATTAGCGAAGCTGACGTTAAAAAATTAAAGGACATGGAGACCGAAGAGAAAGCGGCTGAAGACAAAGCGCGCAAAACAATTCGCGAAAAAAAACGTGAGTTGCGGGAGGAAATCAACGCGCTGAAATTCCGCATCAAGTGGGCCAATATTCTCATCATGCCGGCGCTTGTAGCGCTTTTTGGCTTGTTCGTTGCCGTCACCCAGTCCAAACGTTCTAAACGTTCGGTAACTTTATCATGA